A genomic segment from Desulfurella amilsii encodes:
- a CDS encoding SIR2 family NAD-dependent protein deacylase — translation MLANDYEEVKSIIKNSKAALFLTGAGMSADSGIPTFRDKEGYWRNFPVFKEKGLEAQELASPYSFELRPFYAWAFYEWRRRNAHKNTPHEGYYAIVRLMKKLFESSFIHTTNTDGYHLLSGAPKESVYEVHGSMWRLQCIRGLACSYYVQENYNVPLCTLDETTMQASNLPYCPVCGSLLRPNILMFGDWDYIENEYQANNYYSFINNCKYPDVVFLIGSSGAVPTNDYVANKLKFYGSKIITINPAKEATHICQPYIFLQDTAKNALTKIAAMVF, via the coding sequence ATGCTAGCAAATGACTACGAGGAAGTAAAAAGCATTATAAAAAACAGCAAAGCCGCTTTATTTTTAACAGGGGCTGGCATGAGTGCAGATTCTGGCATACCTACATTTCGCGACAAAGAAGGCTACTGGCGAAACTTCCCGGTTTTTAAAGAAAAAGGCCTGGAAGCTCAAGAATTAGCAAGTCCTTACAGTTTTGAGTTACGCCCTTTCTATGCATGGGCATTTTACGAATGGCGCAGACGTAATGCCCATAAAAATACGCCTCATGAGGGCTATTATGCTATTGTGCGATTAATGAAAAAATTGTTTGAATCGTCATTTATACATACAACCAATACAGATGGCTATCACTTGCTCTCTGGTGCTCCCAAAGAAAGTGTTTATGAAGTTCACGGTTCTATGTGGAGACTTCAGTGCATAAGAGGGCTGGCCTGTAGCTACTATGTACAAGAAAATTATAATGTGCCCTTGTGCACTTTGGATGAGACTACAATGCAAGCAAGCAACCTGCCTTATTGCCCTGTATGCGGAAGTTTGCTTAGGCCAAATATATTGATGTTTGGCGATTGGGATTATATTGAAAACGAATATCAAGCAAACAATTATTATAGTTTTATAAACAACTGCAAATATCCAGATGTGGTTTTCTTAATCGGATCAAGCGGCGCTGTGCCAACAAACGATTATGTTGCAAATAAGTTAAAATTTTATGGTTCTAAAATTATTACAATAAATCCTGCAAAAGAGGCTACACACATTTGTCAACCATATATTTTTTTGCAAGATACTGCAAAAAATGCACTGACCAAAATTGCAGCTATGGTTTTTTAG
- a CDS encoding TorD/DmsD family molecular chaperone has translation MNKFDCLAILFLYPQEPILDQYKACAKGFGLELPDLETLQVEYTRLFINAYPKVIAPPYESFWIEKEIYGEATIKIKKLYAACGLDTSKNWHDLPDHIAAELAFLAYLDENDSTEHFDIKQRVLEEHLKRWLNKFSEVVKNNTTLEYFKNLSILLEENIYEG, from the coding sequence ATGAATAAATTTGATTGTTTAGCTATACTTTTTTTGTATCCTCAAGAACCTATTTTAGATCAGTATAAAGCTTGTGCAAAAGGTTTTGGTTTAGAATTGCCTGATCTAGAGACTCTGCAAGTTGAATACACAAGGCTTTTCATCAATGCCTACCCAAAAGTTATAGCCCCTCCTTATGAGTCATTTTGGATAGAAAAAGAAATCTACGGCGAAGCTACAATCAAAATAAAAAAATTGTACGCAGCTTGCGGTTTAGATACAAGCAAAAATTGGCATGACTTACCAGACCATATTGCAGCAGAGCTAGCTTTTTTAGCATACTTAGATGAAAATGATTCAACAGAACATTTTGATATAAAACAACGCGTTTTAGAAGAACACTTAAAACGTTGGCTAAATAAGTTTAGCGAAGTGGTAAAAAACAATACGACACTTGAGTATTTTAAAAATCTATCTATATTGCTTGAAGAAAATATTTATGAAGGCTAA
- the mqnC gene encoding cyclic dehypoxanthinyl futalosine synthase, which produces MRVSKKEALDLFNLDLIELGKMAQSIRFQKHPTKLVTFIADTNINYTNICVVKCSFCAFYRNKNSKDTYVLSIDQLKQKAIAAKKAGLSTVLIQGGLNPEIEYSYYTKMVEELSNTGIHVHAFSPPEIDLMCKISNKSPKEVFEDLKKAGLQTMPGGGAEILSERVRKKISPKKISTDRWLEISRQAHKAGIKTTATMMFGHIETKEDVIDHLDNIRRLQDETYGFRAAIAWDFKPENTALKKFTTKKATGIDYLKVLAISRIYLDNIENIQASWASQGKQIGQIALFFGANDLGSLLFEENVMAQAGFRVTSTTEELGDLIKQAGFIPALRTTNYEIVRYL; this is translated from the coding sequence GTTACATTTATAGCCGACACAAATATTAACTACACCAATATTTGTGTAGTAAAATGCTCTTTTTGCGCATTTTATAGGAACAAAAACAGCAAAGATACATATGTGCTAAGTATCGATCAATTAAAACAAAAGGCAATTGCTGCAAAGAAAGCGGGTCTTAGTACAGTTTTAATCCAAGGGGGACTAAACCCAGAAATAGAGTATAGCTACTATACAAAAATGGTCGAGGAGCTATCAAATACTGGTATACATGTGCATGCATTCTCACCGCCAGAAATTGATTTAATGTGCAAAATTAGCAATAAAAGCCCAAAAGAAGTATTTGAGGATTTAAAAAAAGCAGGTCTACAAACAATGCCAGGTGGGGGCGCAGAAATTTTATCAGAGCGTGTAAGAAAAAAAATATCACCCAAAAAAATCAGCACGGATAGGTGGCTAGAGATCTCAAGACAAGCTCACAAAGCAGGTATAAAAACAACCGCTACAATGATGTTTGGCCACATAGAAACAAAAGAGGATGTCATAGATCACCTAGACAACATAAGGAGGTTACAGGATGAAACATATGGTTTTAGAGCCGCCATAGCTTGGGATTTTAAGCCAGAAAACACTGCATTAAAAAAATTTACTACTAAAAAAGCAACTGGTATAGACTATCTTAAGGTTTTGGCAATATCACGCATTTATCTAGATAATATTGAAAATATTCAAGCGTCATGGGCGTCTCAGGGCAAACAAATTGGTCAAATAGCACTTTTTTTTGGTGCAAATGATTTGGGTAGTTTACTATTTGAAGAAAATGTGATGGCTCAGGCTGGTTTTAGGGTAACGTCTACAACAGAAGAACTTGGAGATTTAATAAAACAAGCAGGGTTTATCCCTGCACTTAGAACTACAAATTATGAAATTGTGAGGTATTTATGA
- a CDS encoding winged helix-turn-helix domain-containing protein, translating into MDEKKIFGRIWVDIDDKNFLGKGKVELLKKIDSYGSISKAAKDMKMSYKAAWDIVKEINSLSHLPIIETKIGGPDGGGSTLTQKGKQLIAAFEEIEKDLNRFLKNAQNKINKLLQD; encoded by the coding sequence TTGGACGAAAAGAAGATTTTTGGCAGAATCTGGGTTGACATTGACGACAAAAATTTTTTAGGCAAAGGCAAAGTAGAGCTACTAAAAAAGATAGACTCCTACGGTTCCATATCAAAGGCAGCAAAAGACATGAAAATGAGCTACAAAGCTGCGTGGGATATTGTAAAAGAAATCAACAGCCTTTCACATCTACCTATCATTGAGACTAAAATCGGTGGTCCAGACGGCGGTGGCTCTACACTCACACAAAAAGGCAAGCAACTCATAGCTGCCTTTGAAGAAATTGAAAAAGATTTAAATCGTTTTTTAAAGAACGCACAAAACAAAATAAACAAACTACTGCAAGATTAG
- a CDS encoding ubiquinol-cytochrome c reductase iron-sulfur subunit, whose translation MKRRDFFYLGGKVILAGFIGFIGLDFTLGGTNTKRLVRFLKDEIKKGTDNGGVNYKDSVFLIERDSKRVALNAHCTHLGCIVKWHNDKKEFICPCHGSVYDGWGNRISGPAPRGLYHLKYKAEPTEIVVNYINKMA comes from the coding sequence ATGAAGCGCAGAGATTTTTTCTATTTGGGGGGGAAAGTTATACTAGCAGGGTTTATAGGGTTTATAGGGTTGGATTTTACGCTTGGAGGTACTAATACTAAACGATTGGTGCGCTTCCTAAAAGATGAGATAAAAAAAGGCACAGATAATGGTGGTGTAAATTACAAAGATAGTGTATTTTTAATCGAGCGTGATAGTAAAAGAGTAGCACTAAATGCACACTGTACACATTTAGGCTGTATTGTAAAATGGCATAATGATAAAAAAGAATTTATATGTCCGTGCCACGGTAGCGTTTATGATGGGTGGGGAAACCGTATATCTGGCCCGGCACCACGTGGGCTTTATCATTTAAAGTACAAGGCTGAACCGACTGAAATCGTGGTAAATTATATTAATAAAATGGCGTGA
- a CDS encoding HIT family protein, which produces MKECLFCNIYEQKSDVLFENDRFFVIMDKFPVNPGHMLIIPIKHIESIDDLSDNDFFYLKKAISKSKDFLEKNDLKELYENLRPINEKSLDFIENVLKSSYISKKPDGYNFGLNEGQAVGQTINHLHFHLIPRYFNDVPNPTGGIRYVIYDKANYKS; this is translated from the coding sequence ATGAAAGAGTGCTTATTTTGCAATATTTATGAGCAAAAAAGCGATGTATTGTTTGAAAACGATAGATTTTTTGTAATAATGGATAAATTTCCCGTAAACCCAGGACATATGCTTATCATACCCATAAAGCACATTGAATCAATTGATGATTTAAGTGATAATGATTTTTTTTACTTAAAAAAAGCCATCTCAAAATCTAAAGATTTCCTTGAAAAAAATGACTTAAAAGAGTTATATGAAAATTTACGACCTATCAATGAAAAATCTCTTGATTTCATAGAAAATGTACTAAAAAGCTCATACATTTCAAAAAAGCCCGATGGCTACAACTTTGGCTTAAACGAAGGCCAGGCAGTAGGCCAAACAATTAACCACCTGCATTTTCACCTTATACCAAGGTATTTTAATGATGTACCAAACCCAACTGGTGGCATTAGATACGTCATATACGACAAAGCAAATTATAAATCTTAA
- a CDS encoding 2-oxoacid:acceptor oxidoreductase family protein: MKHIGLHGRGGQGVVVAGEILAQCYFDSGKYVQFMPSYGAERRGSPSHSYIRVDDSEIYQRYPIESEDIAVIFSLSVIDTAKLKENGFLIANAANLKVKEKKVDIYAVDANDIALSLGLGSSAIPIINTTILGAYCKITNDFSFDTLALAIKSKIDKKADLNIQGAKLAYDSVRCL, encoded by the coding sequence ATGAAGCACATTGGTTTACATGGCAGAGGTGGACAAGGTGTTGTTGTAGCTGGTGAAATTCTTGCCCAATGTTATTTTGATAGCGGCAAATATGTACAATTTATGCCTTCTTATGGGGCAGAGCGCAGAGGTTCACCGTCACACTCTTATATTCGCGTAGATGACTCAGAAATTTATCAGCGCTACCCCATAGAATCAGAAGATATTGCTGTAATATTTAGTCTATCTGTTATAGATACGGCCAAATTAAAAGAAAATGGGTTCTTAATTGCAAATGCGGCAAATCTTAAAGTAAAAGAAAAAAAAGTAGACATTTATGCAGTGGATGCAAATGATATCGCACTTTCTTTAGGTCTTGGAAGCTCAGCTATACCGATAATCAATACTACAATTCTTGGGGCTTATTGTAAAATAACAAATGATTTCTCTTTTGATACGCTGGCTTTGGCGATAAAATCCAAAATTGATAAAAAAGCTGATTTAAACATACAAGGCGCTAAGCTTGCCTACGATAGCGTGAGGTGCTTATGA
- a CDS encoding radical SAM/SPASM domain-containing protein has protein sequence MNELKWLAFEVTPKCNLNCIHCRTNASSDLQEILTYKQITKTIDDIDKRFKPVLVLTGGEPLLRADIFEIASFAKSKNWRVGLATNGTLVDEKIATKIKAHFDIVSLSLDGSNAYIHDNFRAQEGAFNATINAAKLFNKYDIPFIINSSVTKRNQHDIENTYKLAKSLGAKSWYMFIIVPTGRAENLRSELISKTDYYKILKWHFKLELVEKNMFIRPTCAPEYYAIADLYTKTHDIDYKRRSLSFSTGGAKGCIAGQSIAFIGFDGSIKPCSYFLHKAGNILENSFLDIWDNSTIFKNLRDFNAYTGKCKTCDYINTCGGCRARADAYFGDYLAIDPYCLYWSNNASK, from the coding sequence ATGAATGAGCTAAAATGGTTAGCTTTTGAGGTAACACCAAAGTGTAATCTAAACTGTATACATTGTCGCACAAATGCAAGCAGTGATTTGCAAGAAATATTGACCTATAAACAAATAACAAAAACTATTGATGATATAGATAAACGTTTTAAGCCTGTGCTTGTCCTAACGGGGGGCGAGCCGCTGCTTAGGGCAGATATTTTTGAGATAGCCTCTTTTGCAAAATCCAAAAACTGGCGGGTAGGGCTTGCAACAAACGGCACGTTAGTTGACGAAAAGATTGCTACAAAAATTAAAGCTCACTTTGATATAGTTTCTCTTTCATTAGATGGCTCAAACGCCTACATACACGATAATTTTCGCGCCCAAGAAGGAGCCTTTAATGCTACAATTAATGCTGCAAAACTTTTTAATAAATATGATATCCCTTTTATAATAAACTCCTCTGTTACAAAAAGAAACCAGCATGACATAGAAAATACTTACAAGTTAGCAAAATCATTAGGCGCAAAAAGCTGGTATATGTTTATAATTGTGCCAACTGGTAGGGCAGAGAATTTACGCAGTGAGTTAATCTCAAAAACTGATTACTATAAAATTTTAAAGTGGCACTTCAAGCTGGAATTAGTTGAAAAAAATATGTTTATTAGGCCCACTTGCGCACCCGAGTATTACGCTATAGCTGATTTATACACAAAAACACACGACATTGACTATAAACGTCGTTCTTTGAGTTTTTCAACAGGTGGAGCAAAGGGGTGCATTGCTGGCCAGTCCATTGCTTTTATTGGCTTTGATGGTAGTATTAAGCCATGTAGCTATTTTTTGCACAAAGCTGGCAATATTTTGGAAAACTCATTTTTGGATATATGGGACAATTCAACAATTTTTAAAAATTTGAGAGACTTTAACGCCTATACTGGAAAATGCAAAACTTGTGATTATATTAATACATGTGGTGGCTGCAGGGCAAGGGCTGATGCTTATTTTGGTGACTATTTAGCAATTGACCCTTACTGTTTATATTGGAGCAACAATGCTAGCAAATGA
- a CDS encoding transketolase C-terminal domain-containing protein produces MKKVLGGNDAVSQAVSVCDVEVISAYPITPQTSIIEKIADLIYTKQMNAQFIKVESEHSAMAACIGASIAGSRTFTATSSQGLLLMHEVLHWASGARLPIVLANANRAIAPGWNIWAEATDSLSQRDTGWIQLYAANSQEVFDFIIMSFAVAERSLFPAMVCLDGFLLTHTKEAVEILGNDDAKPLLAKINRDTLDPKNPKAYGALAFPKDYYAIKKQQHLDMLKVFDIFDNVALEFKNITNRYHKAVDVYPTHISDYSIVALGTLSQTARLAVDNLRKEGVDVNLVKINMFRPFPKKQLQELLSNKKLIVVFDRDISHGKGGIVKDEIAGGLDLCNVVGFVGGLGGDTITESDIVSCFLDAKNSQIKGLFL; encoded by the coding sequence ATGAAAAAAGTATTAGGTGGAAATGATGCAGTTTCACAGGCCGTATCTGTATGTGATGTAGAAGTTATAAGCGCATATCCCATAACACCGCAAACCTCAATTATAGAAAAAATTGCTGATTTAATTTATACAAAACAAATGAATGCTCAGTTTATAAAAGTTGAATCAGAACACTCTGCTATGGCTGCCTGCATTGGTGCATCAATTGCTGGCTCAAGGACGTTTACAGCAACAAGTTCGCAAGGCTTGCTTTTAATGCACGAAGTGTTGCATTGGGCTAGCGGTGCAAGACTGCCTATTGTACTTGCAAATGCAAATAGAGCCATAGCACCTGGATGGAATATATGGGCTGAAGCTACAGATTCACTTTCACAGCGCGATACTGGCTGGATACAGCTTTATGCGGCAAACTCTCAAGAGGTTTTTGATTTTATTATTATGTCTTTTGCTGTTGCAGAAAGATCACTTTTTCCTGCAATGGTTTGCTTAGATGGTTTTTTGTTAACACATACAAAAGAGGCTGTAGAGATTTTGGGTAATGACGATGCCAAACCATTATTAGCAAAAATAAATCGTGATACGCTTGATCCTAAAAACCCAAAGGCATACGGTGCACTTGCTTTCCCAAAAGACTATTATGCAATTAAAAAGCAGCAGCATTTAGATATGCTGAAAGTTTTTGATATTTTTGACAATGTAGCGCTTGAGTTTAAAAACATTACAAACAGGTACCATAAGGCAGTTGATGTTTATCCAACGCATATAAGCGATTACTCTATTGTAGCTTTAGGTACATTGAGCCAAACAGCTAGATTAGCAGTAGATAATCTAAGAAAAGAAGGCGTTGATGTTAATCTTGTAAAAATAAATATGTTTAGACCTTTTCCTAAAAAGCAATTACAAGAACTTTTAAGCAATAAAAAACTAATAGTCGTCTTTGATAGGGATATATCGCACGGCAAAGGTGGTATAGTTAAAGACGAAATAGCTGGAGGCCTTGATTTATGCAATGTTGTGGGCTTCGTTGGAGGCCTTGGCGGTGATACCATTACAGAATCAGACATTGTTTCTTGCTTTTTGGATGCAAAAAATAGTCAAATTAAAGGCTTATTCTTGTGA
- a CDS encoding OmpP1/FadL family transporter, whose product MLKKHLSLAVALAVGLSVGVATKSFATNGYFMTGLGAKQLAMGGAAVANPQDASTILTNPAGIAWLSTSSASVGGDVFVPLRYLNGQGSQSNVYVVPAAGIAINPKGCNCKESNFTFGIGMYGVSGMGVDWNNPNGFGMAAPLQKVYSNMQMMEMDVAGAYRVDGHLSIGFAPVFVYQSMALEMDMNNAAIAQGYGYGSYAGEAPFATGTAVNSLSTQNAYGAGFNLGLVYKLNDMWQFGLAYQSKRWMQTLQWDTIPNAFNQNTGTGMLGGMFDGYKVRMRLDMPQTVQFGVNFRPVKNLRVEADAKWINWSNVMDKVPVSGIAGMNSWDFNWKNQWVYMLGVEYSPIQPLTLMAGFNYGKSPVPDGGQAFGNNIIAPAIVQTHLSFGASYDITPSVQLTAAYQHAFEHKQSGTFNGMPVSIKMHEDEYAVQLTYKF is encoded by the coding sequence ATGTTGAAAAAGCATCTTTCTTTAGCAGTAGCTTTAGCAGTTGGTTTAAGTGTTGGTGTTGCAACAAAATCGTTTGCAACAAACGGTTATTTTATGACAGGTCTTGGAGCAAAGCAGTTAGCAATGGGCGGCGCGGCTGTAGCTAACCCACAAGATGCATCAACAATCCTTACAAACCCAGCAGGCATCGCTTGGCTTTCAACATCCAGTGCATCTGTAGGTGGCGATGTATTTGTACCGCTTAGATACCTAAACGGTCAAGGCAGTCAGTCTAATGTATATGTGGTGCCAGCAGCTGGCATAGCAATAAACCCAAAAGGCTGCAACTGCAAAGAGTCAAACTTCACATTTGGCATTGGCATGTATGGCGTATCTGGTATGGGTGTTGACTGGAACAACCCAAATGGGTTTGGTATGGCAGCGCCTTTACAAAAAGTCTACTCAAATATGCAGATGATGGAAATGGATGTAGCAGGCGCTTATAGAGTAGATGGCCACCTATCTATAGGCTTTGCACCTGTGTTTGTGTATCAGTCCATGGCACTAGAAATGGATATGAATAATGCAGCAATTGCTCAAGGTTACGGGTACGGTAGTTATGCTGGAGAAGCACCTTTTGCAACAGGAACAGCTGTAAACTCGCTATCTACACAAAATGCTTACGGCGCTGGCTTTAACTTAGGCCTTGTGTATAAACTAAACGATATGTGGCAGTTTGGCTTGGCTTACCAGTCAAAGCGCTGGATGCAAACACTCCAGTGGGATACAATACCAAACGCTTTTAATCAAAATACAGGCACAGGTATGCTGGGTGGCATGTTTGATGGCTACAAAGTACGCATGAGGCTTGATATGCCACAAACCGTACAGTTTGGTGTAAATTTTAGGCCTGTAAAGAACTTAAGAGTCGAAGCTGATGCTAAGTGGATTAACTGGTCAAATGTAATGGATAAAGTGCCAGTAAGCGGTATAGCAGGCATGAACTCATGGGATTTCAACTGGAAAAACCAATGGGTATATATGTTAGGCGTAGAGTACTCACCCATTCAGCCTCTTACATTAATGGCTGGCTTTAACTACGGGAAAAGCCCAGTCCCAGATGGTGGTCAGGCATTCGGCAATAACATTATAGCACCCGCAATCGTGCAAACGCATCTATCGTTTGGCGCATCATACGATATTACACCCTCTGTACAGCTAACTGCTGCATACCAGCACGCTTTTGAGCACAAGCAAAGCGGCACATTTAATGGTATGCCAGTTTCGATCAAAATGCATGAAGATGAATACGCAGTTCAGCTAACTTACAAATTCTAA
- a CDS encoding 3-methyl-2-oxobutanoate dehydrogenase subunit beta: MKLAKDEIALPNNLACPGCGASLAMRLALKALGRDTVLVIPACCWTIINGPVGKNYAGVSVFHTAFETTSAVASGIKASFKMQGKDHINVVGWAGDGGTFDIGLQSLSGAAERNDDIIYVCYDNEAYMNTGIQRSSATPYFAQTTTTPEGKDRPKKDLMGILAAHYVPYIASASLAYPQDFTKKFEKAKSIRGFKFIHIFVPCPPGQKFQEDKTIEVAKLAVETGVFPLYEIIDGKYVLSKKPKFVDITEYLKLQGRYKNLTEENIEFLRQAIKSKWEYLNKRFNE; the protein is encoded by the coding sequence ATGAAATTAGCAAAAGATGAAATAGCTCTTCCAAATAACCTAGCGTGTCCTGGCTGTGGTGCAAGCCTTGCAATGAGATTGGCACTAAAAGCTCTTGGCAGAGATACTGTGCTTGTTATACCTGCGTGTTGTTGGACAATTATTAATGGACCTGTGGGTAAAAATTACGCTGGTGTAAGTGTTTTTCATACCGCATTTGAAACTACATCAGCTGTAGCAAGTGGTATCAAGGCTTCTTTTAAAATGCAGGGCAAAGATCATATAAATGTTGTAGGCTGGGCAGGCGATGGGGGTACATTTGATATTGGCCTGCAATCACTAAGCGGTGCAGCAGAGCGCAATGATGATATAATTTATGTTTGCTATGACAACGAAGCCTACATGAATACAGGCATTCAAAGAAGCTCAGCAACACCCTACTTTGCCCAAACAACTACAACCCCAGAAGGCAAAGACAGACCGAAAAAAGATTTAATGGGGATTTTAGCAGCACACTATGTGCCCTATATTGCTTCTGCATCACTTGCATATCCCCAAGATTTTACAAAAAAATTTGAAAAAGCAAAATCCATTAGAGGTTTTAAGTTTATACATATTTTTGTACCATGCCCTCCCGGTCAAAAATTTCAAGAGGATAAAACAATTGAAGTTGCAAAATTAGCTGTTGAAACGGGTGTATTTCCACTTTATGAGATCATAGATGGCAAATATGTACTTTCTAAAAAGCCTAAATTTGTGGATATTACGGAGTATTTAAAACTGCAGGGTCGATATAAAAACTTAACTGAAGAAAATATCGAATTTTTAAGACAAGCAATTAAAAGCAAGTGGGAGTATTTAAATAAGCGTTTTAATGAATGA